From Draconibacterium halophilum, one genomic window encodes:
- a CDS encoding DUF4837 family protein, producing the protein MKRINHLVFLLFIAAIISGCGSDSTHMYKNITGKAGEMVIVISKNSWDGAPGKVVRETLAQPHAGLPQDEPLFDLIDVPHNAFKDIFRSTRNIIQTSISSNVEESGIKFTDDVWAYPQATVQIRAKNADEFIKIFNENKERILSYFVQAEKERVTMNYKNTYEKAVFNTLNTDFGVTMKVPPGFRIMEKKKDFLWVQFDSPEITQGIVIYSYPYVSDSAFTVGYQLPIRDSLLKKYVPGPTDGSYMSTEKRLDQIHNVITHNGNYASEMRGLWRVENDFMGGPYVSLSELDISNQRVINAFGFVYAPNKDKRNLLRQVEAMIYSLKQNNQADNDKLNLQDVEIQVEG; encoded by the coding sequence ATGAAACGTATTAACCACCTTGTTTTTCTATTGTTCATCGCCGCAATAATTTCCGGCTGTGGATCCGATTCAACTCATATGTACAAGAACATTACCGGAAAAGCCGGAGAAATGGTTATTGTTATTTCAAAAAATTCGTGGGATGGTGCACCCGGAAAAGTTGTTCGTGAAACACTGGCACAACCACATGCCGGATTGCCACAAGACGAGCCCCTTTTCGATTTGATAGATGTGCCACACAACGCCTTTAAAGATATTTTTCGGTCGACACGAAATATCATACAAACATCTATTTCATCAAATGTGGAGGAAAGCGGAATTAAATTTACCGATGATGTGTGGGCTTATCCTCAGGCTACTGTACAAATAAGGGCTAAAAATGCCGACGAGTTTATAAAGATTTTTAATGAAAATAAGGAAAGGATACTTTCGTATTTTGTGCAGGCCGAGAAAGAGCGTGTAACAATGAATTACAAGAACACCTACGAAAAAGCCGTTTTTAATACGCTTAATACTGATTTTGGTGTAACCATGAAAGTACCGCCGGGCTTTCGGATCATGGAAAAGAAAAAGGATTTTCTGTGGGTACAGTTTGATTCGCCTGAAATTACACAGGGAATTGTAATCTATTCGTATCCTTATGTTTCTGATAGTGCTTTTACAGTTGGTTACCAGTTGCCCATTCGCGACAGTTTGTTAAAAAAATATGTTCCCGGACCAACCGATGGGAGTTACATGTCAACAGAAAAACGACTCGACCAGATCCATAATGTAATTACGCATAATGGGAATTATGCATCAGAAATGCGTGGTTTATGGCGCGTTGAGAATGATTTTATGGGTGGACCTTACGTTTCACTTTCTGAATTAGATATCTCGAACCAACGCGTAATTAATGCGTTTGGTTTTGTTTATGCTCCCAACAAAGATAAACGAAACCTTTTGCGCCAGGTGGAGGCAATGATTTACTCGCTAAAACAAAACAACCAGGCTGATAACGATAAATTGAATTTGCAAGATGTTGAAATACAGGTGGAAGGATAG
- the tatA gene encoding twin-arginine translocase TatA/TatE family subunit, producing the protein MNLFVVAGFVGPQEIIIILIIVLLLFGGRKIPELMKGLGKGMKEFKNATKEEEAEEKNPESEKIEK; encoded by the coding sequence ATGAATTTATTTGTAGTAGCAGGATTTGTCGGACCTCAGGAAATAATAATCATCTTAATAATTGTTTTACTTCTGTTTGGTGGCCGTAAGATTCCGGAGTTGATGAAAGGACTTGGAAAAGGGATGAAGGAATTTAAGAATGCCACAAAAGAGGAAGAGGCTGAGGAGAAAAATCCGGAAAGCGAAAAAATTGAGAAGTAA
- the rseP gene encoding RIP metalloprotease RseP — MESILIKTAQLLLSLSILVVLHEAGHFMFARLFKTRVEKFYLFFDPWFSLFKIKKGETEYGIGWLPLGGYVKISGMIDESMDKEAMKLPPQPWEFRAKPAWQRLLIMVGGVLMNFLFAMVIYIGVLYAWGEQYLPTENVKYGVVVNDTGEQIGFKTGDKILTVDNQYIEQFSKIVPTIVLDGAETVQVERDGRKVDVEITGEDLALLLKSKGIWEERIPYDINIGRLAKDLPAQQAGLEVGDVLGDVDGKSFDYYNQFISYLGTKKGQEITIDITRDGQKMTKTLTVNEDGKMGFNAAFNNPEGIFDYKTIKYGFLESIPAGINRGVQTTGNYLKQFKLFFKKETKAYESLGGFATIGNIFSPTWDWAHFWNMTAFISIILAIMNLLPIPALDGGHVMFLFGEMITGRKPGEKFLEYAQIAGMILLLALVLYANANDIIKMINGTF, encoded by the coding sequence ATGGAGTCGATATTAATTAAAACAGCGCAGTTACTCTTAAGTTTGTCAATATTAGTGGTTCTGCACGAAGCAGGTCACTTTATGTTTGCCCGATTATTTAAAACACGGGTAGAAAAATTTTACCTCTTTTTTGATCCCTGGTTCTCGCTTTTTAAAATAAAAAAGGGCGAAACGGAGTATGGAATAGGGTGGTTACCTCTTGGTGGTTATGTGAAAATTTCGGGGATGATCGATGAGTCGATGGACAAGGAAGCGATGAAACTACCACCTCAACCCTGGGAATTTCGCGCAAAACCGGCATGGCAACGGCTGCTGATTATGGTTGGTGGTGTGTTAATGAATTTCCTGTTTGCCATGGTAATCTACATTGGTGTGCTTTACGCATGGGGAGAACAATATCTGCCAACCGAGAATGTAAAATACGGCGTTGTTGTTAACGATACAGGCGAGCAAATCGGCTTTAAAACCGGCGATAAAATTCTTACGGTTGACAATCAATACATCGAGCAATTCAGCAAAATTGTGCCAACCATTGTATTAGATGGTGCAGAAACCGTTCAGGTAGAGCGCGATGGACGAAAGGTTGATGTGGAGATAACAGGTGAAGACCTGGCGCTGCTATTAAAAAGCAAAGGTATTTGGGAAGAGCGTATTCCATACGACATCAACATTGGCCGATTGGCTAAAGATTTACCGGCGCAACAAGCTGGACTGGAAGTTGGTGATGTCTTGGGAGATGTAGATGGAAAATCGTTCGACTATTACAATCAGTTTATCAGTTATTTAGGCACTAAGAAAGGTCAGGAAATAACGATTGACATTACGCGGGATGGTCAGAAAATGACTAAAACATTAACCGTGAATGAAGATGGGAAGATGGGCTTTAATGCGGCATTTAACAATCCGGAAGGAATTTTCGATTACAAAACCATCAAATATGGTTTTTTAGAGTCCATCCCCGCAGGCATCAACCGTGGAGTTCAAACTACCGGAAATTACCTGAAACAGTTCAAACTATTCTTTAAAAAAGAAACAAAAGCATACGAATCGTTGGGAGGATTTGCAACCATCGGAAATATTTTTTCACCCACCTGGGATTGGGCGCATTTCTGGAATATGACAGCGTTTATTTCAATTATACTGGCTATTATGAACCTTTTGCCTATTCCTGCATTGGATGGCGGACACGTAATGTTTTTATTTGGCGAGATGATTACTGGCCGCAAACCGGGAGAAAAATTCCTTGAGTATGCACAAATTGCGGGAATGATATTACTTTTGGCACTGGTACTTTATGCTAATGCCAACGATATAATTAAAATGATTAACGGTACATTTTAA
- a CDS encoding 1-deoxy-D-xylulose-5-phosphate reductoisomerase, giving the protein MKKRIAILGSTGSIGTQALEVIEQNSDLFEVEVLTANNSVELLIQQAKKFLPNVVVIANKGNYRLVSDALEAEDIKVYAGEEALNQVVEMDTIDLVLTGMVGYSGLIPTYNAVKAGKPIALANKETLVVAGEIITKAAREKQVDLLPVDSEHSAIFQCLVGEFMNPIEKIYLTCSGGPFRGKTLEELQHVTVDNALAHPNWDMGAKITIDSATLMNKGFEVIEAHWLFGLPASKIDVIVHPESIIHSIIQFEDGSMKAQMGLPDMKLPIQYAMGFPNRIANNFPRFNFLDYPTLSFEQPNTEIFRNLALAFAAMEKGGNMPCILNAANEIVVEAFLEQKIKFLQMPEIIEQAMNKIDFVSRPTLNDLIETNNETRTVAQLLTENKI; this is encoded by the coding sequence ATGAAGAAAAGAATAGCAATTCTTGGATCTACCGGATCCATAGGAACCCAGGCACTCGAGGTAATTGAGCAAAATTCCGATTTGTTTGAAGTTGAGGTTTTAACGGCAAATAACAGTGTGGAATTGCTCATTCAGCAAGCCAAAAAATTTCTGCCGAATGTGGTGGTTATTGCCAACAAGGGCAACTACCGATTGGTTTCTGATGCCCTTGAGGCTGAAGATATAAAAGTATACGCCGGAGAAGAGGCATTGAACCAGGTAGTTGAAATGGATACCATCGATTTGGTACTAACTGGCATGGTGGGATATTCCGGATTGATACCAACTTACAATGCTGTAAAAGCCGGAAAACCAATTGCTCTTGCCAATAAAGAAACCCTGGTTGTTGCCGGCGAGATTATTACAAAAGCCGCTCGTGAAAAACAGGTTGATTTGCTGCCGGTAGATTCCGAGCATTCAGCAATTTTTCAGTGTCTGGTTGGCGAATTTATGAATCCGATTGAGAAGATTTACCTGACCTGTTCAGGTGGTCCTTTCAGAGGCAAAACATTGGAAGAATTACAGCATGTTACTGTTGACAATGCGCTGGCTCATCCGAACTGGGATATGGGTGCAAAAATCACCATCGATTCGGCAACGCTTATGAACAAAGGTTTCGAGGTAATTGAGGCGCACTGGCTTTTTGGTTTGCCGGCTTCAAAAATCGATGTTATCGTGCATCCCGAGTCAATTATTCACTCCATCATTCAGTTTGAAGATGGTTCGATGAAAGCGCAAATGGGATTGCCCGATATGAAGTTGCCTATACAATATGCCATGGGATTTCCGAACCGGATTGCAAATAACTTCCCACGGTTCAACTTTTTAGATTACCCAACTTTGAGTTTTGAGCAGCCAAATACAGAAATTTTTCGTAACCTTGCACTCGCTTTTGCGGCAATGGAAAAAGGCGGAAATATGCCTTGTATTTTAAATGCGGCAAATGAAATAGTTGTTGAGGCATTTTTAGAGCAAAAAATTAAGTTTTTACAGATGCCCGAAATAATAGAACAAGCCATGAATAAGATTGATTTTGTAAGTCGGCCAACACTCAATGATTTAATTGAGACCAACAACGAAACAAGAACAGTGGCACAGTTGTTAACAGAAAACAAAATTTAG
- a CDS encoding M23 family metallopeptidase has product MEEKKFFEKLKNQYRLIIYNDTTFQSVWSMKLSRLKVFTVTSLTSAILVILVILLIATTGLREYIPGYPKAEYRQILVRNALVVDSLEQELAKRDQFFKGIQAIMAGEVPEDDQLAAADIEKDEVEFREYNHDSVFQDKLMAEQLSLSIRNNNEDVTQISQVHFFVPVRGVISGHFKNTPDHFGVDLVSEPNARISSVLDGTVIFAGWTLETGYVAYVQHEANLVSVYKHNAEILKKTGQTVKAGEAIAIIGNTGELSSGPHLHFELWHDGIALDPEQYIDF; this is encoded by the coding sequence GTGGAAGAGAAGAAGTTTTTTGAGAAACTAAAGAATCAATACCGGTTAATTATTTACAACGACACCACGTTTCAGTCGGTGTGGAGCATGAAGCTCTCACGGTTGAAAGTGTTCACCGTAACCAGTTTAACATCGGCGATTTTGGTTATCCTGGTCATTCTGCTGATTGCAACAACCGGATTACGCGAATATATTCCGGGTTACCCAAAAGCAGAGTATCGTCAAATATTGGTGCGTAATGCTTTGGTGGTGGATTCGCTGGAACAGGAGTTAGCAAAACGCGATCAGTTTTTTAAAGGTATTCAGGCGATCATGGCAGGTGAGGTTCCTGAAGATGATCAGTTGGCAGCAGCCGATATTGAAAAAGATGAGGTAGAATTTAGAGAGTACAATCACGACTCTGTTTTTCAGGATAAATTAATGGCCGAACAGTTGAGCCTATCCATTCGGAACAATAACGAGGATGTTACACAGATCAGTCAGGTGCATTTTTTTGTGCCGGTAAGAGGAGTGATCTCGGGGCATTTTAAAAACACGCCCGATCATTTTGGTGTGGATTTAGTGAGTGAGCCCAATGCGCGAATTTCTTCCGTACTCGATGGAACGGTAATTTTTGCCGGCTGGACATTAGAGACTGGCTATGTAGCTTACGTTCAACACGAAGCAAATTTGGTATCAGTGTACAAACACAATGCTGAAATATTGAAAAAAACAGGACAGACGGTGAAAGCCGGCGAGGCAATTGCCATAATCGGAAATACAGGAGAATTATCAAGTGGACCGCATCTGCATTTTGAGCTGTGGCACGATGGAATAGCACTTGATCCGGAACAGTACATTGACTTTTAA
- a CDS encoding SRPBCC family protein: MSRFARIFMWILLWGALFVAIAYFLPKTVIVERSADIQAPTKTVYAQLIDLHQWDHWSPWKRMSENGSVEYINHGVGLGGGYIWKNENKEGSGATIIITEANPYSIVTVSLDFMQRGEALSSFILTENSDGTTVKWTLTYDVGNNPFARWIGLLMKKSMATDFDNGLVKLKAICHVIEKEEEQVILLDEIKEMNYAGIRETVPFIEVSREMSEMYNEISKFLAQKEVEMAGIPFAMYHLMDEEEIDLECGIPIDETVEGNAKVKIATFPTTTCASLDFYGDYNNLQEGHIALQKWVEAHGFNLISAPMEFYLTDPQQETDPTKWITRICYPIEQ; encoded by the coding sequence ATGAGCCGATTTGCCAGAATTTTTATGTGGATTTTGTTGTGGGGAGCGTTGTTTGTTGCCATCGCTTATTTTTTGCCCAAAACGGTAATAGTTGAGCGGAGTGCCGATATTCAGGCTCCAACAAAAACCGTTTATGCACAACTAATTGATTTGCATCAATGGGATCATTGGTCGCCATGGAAACGCATGAGTGAAAACGGAAGTGTGGAGTACATCAATCATGGAGTTGGTTTGGGCGGAGGCTACATTTGGAAAAATGAAAATAAAGAAGGGAGCGGTGCTACCATAATAATTACCGAGGCAAATCCGTATAGCATAGTTACCGTATCGCTGGATTTTATGCAACGAGGAGAAGCTTTAAGTAGTTTTATTCTAACGGAAAACAGCGATGGAACAACGGTGAAGTGGACACTGACTTATGATGTTGGTAATAACCCTTTTGCACGGTGGATCGGGCTGTTGATGAAGAAAAGTATGGCAACCGACTTCGATAATGGTTTGGTGAAACTCAAGGCAATTTGCCACGTGATAGAAAAAGAAGAAGAACAAGTGATATTGTTGGACGAAATTAAAGAAATGAATTACGCCGGCATTCGCGAAACCGTACCTTTTATTGAGGTGAGCCGCGAGATGAGTGAGATGTACAACGAAATCAGCAAGTTTTTGGCGCAAAAGGAAGTTGAAATGGCCGGAATACCTTTTGCCATGTATCACCTGATGGATGAAGAAGAAATAGACCTTGAATGTGGTATTCCGATTGACGAAACTGTTGAAGGGAATGCTAAAGTAAAAATCGCTACTTTCCCGACGACTACTTGTGCCAGCTTAGATTTTTATGGCGACTACAACAATTTACAGGAGGGACACATTGCCTTGCAAAAATGGGTGGAAGCACACGGTTTTAACCTGATAAGTGCACCAATGGAATTTTACCTCACCGATCCACAACAGGAAACCGATCCGACAAAATGGATAACCCGAATTTGCTATCCTATAGAACAATAG
- a CDS encoding S46 family peptidase, with protein sequence MMRKLNLLLLLTIFVFGSAVAKEGMWLPSLIHKLNINTMQDMGCELSAEDIYSINQSSLKDAIVALDRGSCTAEVISKDGLLLTNHHCGFGEIQQHSSVEHDYLQDGFWAKTRDEELPNPGKTVTFLISVEDVTDKVLADVTSEMSESERNNKIDQVVRELEREAKGDSHYEVYIRDFFKANQYFLFVTETFKDVRLVGAPPQALGKFGGDTDNWMWPRHTNDFSMFRVYSGPDGKPAEYSEDNVPYQPKYHLPISLKGVEEGDFAMVFGYPGSTNRYKTSWGIDYTMKVTNTARIIVREKKLDIIADYMASSQKAKIQYASKHAGSANYYKNAIGQNEALIKLGIIAQKQELENQFTEWVNANADRKAKYGEALPLIKESYESVEAEKAMTFAAEALLRGPEIFMFAYRANQLADLLEKPDENKDKIDAFTLRIKESLDNFYKDYNAATDEKIVAALMKIYAENISSNYYPSFFAEIQKKYKGDYARYAEKMFKKSIFDDQEELTEFLEDPKLKTLEKDWVFQAAVDIFDMYRSTSMTLSSGNEKLLKGRRLFVAGLMEMQPDKKFYPDANSTMRLTYGTVMPYNPRDGVKYKYYTTTDGYLEKEIPGDYEFDVPKRMKELLLDENFGEYADEDGKLHACFITDNDITGGNSGSPVINGKGELIGVAFDGNWEAMSGDLDFEENLQRCINVDIRFVLWVVDIYAGAQNLIDEMTIVR encoded by the coding sequence ATGATGAGAAAATTAAATCTTTTACTGCTGTTAACGATCTTCGTGTTTGGTTCGGCAGTTGCAAAAGAAGGAATGTGGCTTCCTTCGCTTATTCACAAACTGAACATTAACACCATGCAAGATATGGGTTGCGAATTGAGTGCTGAAGATATTTACAGCATTAATCAATCGAGCCTGAAAGATGCCATAGTAGCACTCGATCGTGGATCATGTACGGCAGAAGTAATTTCAAAAGACGGTTTGCTTTTAACCAACCACCACTGTGGTTTTGGCGAAATTCAACAACACTCGAGCGTTGAGCACGACTATTTGCAAGATGGTTTCTGGGCGAAAACAAGAGACGAAGAGCTGCCAAATCCGGGAAAAACAGTTACTTTCCTTATCTCGGTTGAAGACGTTACCGACAAAGTTTTAGCCGATGTAACCAGCGAAATGAGTGAAAGCGAACGAAATAATAAAATCGATCAGGTAGTTCGCGAACTGGAAAGAGAAGCAAAAGGTGATTCGCACTACGAAGTTTACATCAGAGATTTTTTTAAAGCCAACCAATACTTCCTTTTCGTTACCGAAACATTTAAAGATGTTCGTTTGGTAGGTGCTCCTCCACAAGCATTAGGTAAATTTGGCGGCGATACCGACAACTGGATGTGGCCACGCCATACCAACGACTTTTCGATGTTCCGCGTATACTCCGGGCCTGATGGGAAACCAGCAGAATACTCGGAAGACAATGTGCCTTACCAGCCAAAATACCACCTGCCAATTTCTTTAAAAGGTGTTGAAGAAGGCGATTTTGCTATGGTATTTGGTTACCCTGGAAGCACCAACCGTTATAAAACATCGTGGGGTATTGATTACACCATGAAAGTAACAAACACTGCACGTATTATTGTTCGCGAGAAAAAACTGGACATTATTGCCGATTATATGGCTAGCAGCCAGAAAGCAAAAATCCAGTATGCATCGAAACATGCAGGCAGTGCGAACTACTACAAAAATGCAATTGGCCAAAACGAAGCTTTAATAAAACTGGGCATCATTGCACAAAAGCAGGAACTGGAAAACCAATTTACTGAATGGGTAAATGCTAATGCCGACAGAAAAGCAAAATATGGAGAAGCACTTCCATTGATTAAAGAATCGTACGAGAGTGTAGAGGCTGAAAAAGCCATGACATTTGCTGCCGAAGCATTGTTGCGCGGACCAGAAATTTTCATGTTTGCCTACCGGGCAAATCAATTGGCAGACTTATTGGAGAAACCAGATGAAAACAAAGATAAGATTGATGCTTTTACCTTAAGGATAAAAGAATCGTTGGATAATTTCTATAAAGATTACAATGCCGCTACTGATGAAAAAATTGTTGCTGCATTAATGAAGATTTATGCAGAAAATATTTCATCGAATTACTACCCTTCTTTCTTTGCTGAAATTCAGAAAAAGTACAAAGGTGATTATGCCAGGTATGCGGAAAAGATGTTCAAAAAATCGATCTTTGACGATCAGGAAGAGCTGACAGAATTCCTTGAAGATCCAAAATTGAAGACACTGGAAAAAGATTGGGTTTTTCAGGCAGCTGTTGATATTTTTGACATGTACCGTTCTACATCAATGACACTCAGCAGTGGAAATGAAAAGCTGCTAAAAGGAAGAAGATTGTTTGTAGCCGGGTTAATGGAAATGCAGCCCGACAAGAAATTTTATCCTGATGCCAATTCAACCATGCGTTTAACCTACGGAACTGTAATGCCTTACAATCCACGCGACGGTGTAAAATACAAATATTATACAACCACCGATGGTTATCTGGAAAAAGAAATTCCTGGCGATTATGAGTTTGACGTTCCAAAACGGATGAAAGAACTGTTGCTGGATGAAAACTTTGGTGAGTATGCTGACGAAGATGGAAAACTTCATGCCTGTTTTATCACCGACAACGACATTACCGGAGGAAACTCAGGAAGTCCGGTAATTAACGGAAAAGGAGAGTTGATAGGTGTTGCATTCGACGGAAACTGGGAAGCCATGAGTGGCGATCTTGATTTTGAAGAAAATCTGCAACGCTGTATTAACGTTGATATCCGTTTTGTACTTTGGGTGGTAGACATTTATGCCGGAGCGCAGAATCTGATTGATGAAATGACAATTGTTCGCTAA
- the rnhA gene encoding ribonuclease HI: MARPKITIYTDGAARGNPGPGGYGIVLLSGPHRKELAEGYKLTTNNRMELLAVIVALESLKIEGSDVTIYTDSKYVADAVEKGWVFNWVKKRFKGKKNVDLWMRFLEIYKKHVVKFVWVKGHANNPLNERCDELAVEASLQPKLLEDVGYNPE, from the coding sequence ATGGCTCGTCCAAAAATAACGATATATACTGATGGTGCAGCCCGAGGAAACCCCGGCCCCGGAGGATACGGCATTGTATTGCTTTCAGGACCTCACCGAAAAGAACTTGCGGAAGGATATAAATTAACTACCAATAACCGAATGGAGCTGCTGGCGGTTATCGTGGCGCTTGAGTCGTTGAAGATCGAAGGCAGCGATGTTACCATTTACACCGACTCGAAATACGTTGCCGATGCCGTAGAAAAAGGCTGGGTTTTTAATTGGGTGAAGAAACGTTTCAAAGGCAAAAAAAATGTCGATCTTTGGATGCGTTTTCTCGAAATCTATAAAAAGCATGTAGTAAAGTTTGTTTGGGTGAAAGGCCACGCCAATAATCCGCTTAACGAGCGTTGCGATGAGCTGGCGGTTGAAGCATCATTACAGCCCAAACTATTGGAAGATGTTGGTTATAACCCTGAATAA
- a CDS encoding phosphatidylserine decarboxylase — translation MKNLSLLLLLLAFISCRREVEPHKKMDSIKYIERTSGEVKTEKVPSDGMLKWLYSSATGKAALHLLFKRKIISAIGGWYMNTSFSARRIEDFVNEHQIDKKEFEIEELSKYKSFNDFFYRKLKPEARKIGDHIVSPADGKILVFPTLNDVAAFFVKGSEFTLQDFLQDETLADKYKNGAMAIIRLAPPDYHRYHFPASGKASESVKINGHYLSVSPLALQKSLKIFCENKREHCTLSTADYGDVLIVDVGATMVGSIIQTYQTNTKVNKGDEKGYFAFGGSTLVLLFEEGKISFDTDLIENTNKGMETSVKMGENIATTVHE, via the coding sequence ATGAAAAACCTTAGTTTGTTGCTGCTTCTTTTGGCTTTTATTTCCTGCCGCCGAGAAGTTGAGCCGCATAAAAAAATGGATAGCATAAAATACATAGAAAGAACAAGCGGGGAAGTTAAAACCGAAAAGGTTCCCAGCGACGGAATGCTGAAATGGTTGTATTCATCGGCTACCGGAAAAGCTGCCCTGCATTTGCTGTTTAAACGCAAAATTATTTCGGCAATTGGTGGCTGGTATATGAACACGAGCTTCTCAGCACGGCGAATAGAAGATTTTGTTAACGAGCATCAGATCGATAAAAAAGAATTTGAAATTGAAGAGCTATCAAAATACAAATCATTTAACGATTTCTTTTATCGAAAATTAAAACCTGAAGCTCGTAAAATTGGCGATCATATCGTTTCTCCTGCCGATGGAAAGATTCTGGTTTTCCCAACGTTAAACGATGTTGCTGCATTCTTTGTAAAAGGTTCGGAATTTACACTGCAGGATTTCCTTCAGGATGAAACACTTGCAGATAAATATAAAAATGGCGCGATGGCCATTATCCGCCTTGCGCCACCTGATTATCACCGCTATCATTTCCCTGCATCAGGCAAAGCTTCTGAATCTGTTAAAATTAATGGCCACTATTTATCGGTTTCGCCACTGGCCTTGCAAAAAAGCCTGAAAATTTTCTGTGAGAACAAACGTGAGCACTGCACACTTTCAACTGCAGATTATGGCGATGTGCTGATTGTAGATGTTGGTGCTACCATGGTTGGAAGTATTATTCAAACCTACCAGACAAATACCAAAGTGAATAAAGGAGACGAAAAAGGCTACTTTGCTTTTGGCGGATCAACGCTAGTACTGTTGTTCGAAGAAGGAAAAATTTCGTTTGATACGGATTTGATCGAAAACACAAACAAGGGAATGGAAACCTCCGTGAAAATGGGTGAAAATATTGCTACCACTGTACACGAATGA
- a CDS encoding ribonuclease HII: MNKQSLLSFYYKNTIEAGCDEAGRGCLAGPVFAAAVILPADFKNDLLNDSKKLSEKQRYQLRPIVEEQALAWAVVAVDNKEIDEVNILNASFLAMNRAVEKLTTVPQHLLIDGNRFRTRCKIPYTCMIKGDGRFYSIAAASILAKTYRDDYMAEIHKEFPYYDWHKNKGYPTKKHRAGIKEHGPCKYHRMSFRLLDEQLELKF, encoded by the coding sequence ATGAATAAACAATCACTACTTTCCTTTTATTACAAAAATACAATTGAAGCCGGTTGCGACGAAGCTGGGCGCGGTTGTTTGGCCGGTCCGGTATTTGCAGCAGCCGTAATTCTTCCTGCCGACTTTAAGAATGACTTGCTAAACGACTCTAAAAAATTGAGCGAAAAACAACGTTATCAGTTGCGACCGATTGTTGAAGAGCAAGCCCTGGCGTGGGCTGTTGTTGCTGTTGATAACAAGGAAATTGATGAGGTGAATATTTTAAATGCCTCTTTTTTGGCCATGAACAGGGCAGTTGAAAAGCTTACTACTGTGCCCCAACATTTGCTGATTGACGGGAACCGGTTCCGAACGAGATGTAAAATTCCGTACACCTGTATGATTAAAGGCGATGGACGGTTTTATTCCATTGCTGCAGCATCAATATTGGCAAAAACTTACCGCGACGATTATATGGCAGAGATCCACAAGGAGTTTCCGTATTACGACTGGCACAAAAACAAAGGTTATCCCACAAAAAAACATCGGGCTGGAATAAAAGAACACGGCCCTTGTAAATACCACCGTATGTCGTTTCGCTTGTTGGATGAACAGCTTGAATTAAAATTTTAA